The nucleotide sequence TTCTTCCTACCACGGAAGAACCTTACACCCTTTCTCTTACCCTTAACGATTATCGTATTGACCTTTTCAACCTTAACGCCGAAAATCTTCTCAACTGCCTCCTTGATTTCCGGCTTAGTAGCGTCCATAGCTACTTCAAATGTAACCTTTGTAATCTTCCTCGGCTCCTTAGTTTTGGAGCTCTTAACCTCAAGGTTTGCAAGCCTTACGCTCTTCTCAGTAATTACAGGGCGCAGGATTATATCATAGGGGGTTCTCATGACAGCCTCTCCTCTATTTTGGGTAGGATTGACTTGAAAACTACACACTTCTCATAAGCCAAAACGTCGTAAACGTTAAGACCTTCTACAGGAAGAACTTTAACGTTAGGAAGGTTCCTAAAGGAAAGGTACGTATTTTCATCAAGCTCAGAAGGGACAACAAGTAGAACTTTAGCATTCTCAAGTCCGAGGTTTTTAAGGAACTCAACAGCCTGCTTAGTCTTCGGCTTCTCAAATGAGAAGTCCTCAACAACTATGAAGTTACCCTCTTGGAGTCTACCAGCTATTACGCTTCTGAGAGCAACCTTTCTAACCTTCTTTGGAAGGTTGTAGGAGTAATCCCTCGGCTTTGGTCCGTGAACAACGCCACCACCAACCCACTGGGGAGCCCTTATAGAACCTTGCCTTGCCCTACCTGTATGCTTCTGTGGCCAAGGTTTTCTTCCACCACCTCTAACTTCACCACGGGTCTTTGTAGAGTGAGTTCCCCTTCTCCTCTTAGCAAGCTGCCACTTAACAGTCTCCCAAACGGCATGCTTCTTTATAGGAGCGTTAGCAATTTCATCCTTGAT is from Thermovibrio guaymasensis and encodes:
- the rplD gene encoding 50S ribosomal protein L4, which encodes MEIKVVNLNNQEAGTVQIKDEIANAPIKKHAVWETVKWQLAKRRRGTHSTKTRGEVRGGGRKPWPQKHTGRARQGSIRAPQWVGGGVVHGPKPRDYSYNLPKKVRKVALRSVIAGRLQEGNFIVVEDFSFEKPKTKQAVEFLKNLGLENAKVLLVVPSELDENTYLSFRNLPNVKVLPVEGLNVYDVLAYEKCVVFKSILPKIEERLS
- the rplW gene encoding 50S ribosomal protein L23 — its product is MRTPYDIILRPVITEKSVRLANLEVKSSKTKEPRKITKVTFEVAMDATKPEIKEAVEKIFGVKVEKVNTIIVKGKRKGVRFFRGRKKDWKKAVVTLKPGYEIDLEKL